The sequence below is a genomic window from Streptomyces sp. NBC_00582.
TCACCAGGCCGCCCCTGCCCTCCGGCAGCCCCGCCCCCTTCGCCAAGGCGAACCACTCGGGGGCCCACTACGCCGACCTGCGCGCCCTCGTCCTGCCCGCCCCCGTCGGCGCGAAGGAGGACAAGGCGCTGGCCGGCTCCGACGGCTGGCTGGCGACGAAGGACTTCCTGAAGGAGTTCGAGGACACCCGTCGCGGCGACATCGAGGACAAGCTCGTCGACGCCGGCCTGCGCCACATCGCGGCCCGCGGCTGGACCACCCCCGACGGCACCAGCACCCGCGTCTACCTGCTGAGATTCGGCTCGGTCGCCGTCACCGAACAGGTCCTCGACGACGTCTTCACCACCTACGACGCCCCGGTCTACCCGGTACGCGGCGCCGAGGCCTACGAACGGGACGAGGACTTCCCGCTGGCCCCGCAGTCGAAGAACATCACGCTGACCCCGTACACGGAGACGAAGCCGTACGGCGGCGAGCAGGTCCGTCTCGCGTACCTGAGCGCGGGTGACGTCCTCGCGATGATCGTGCAGACGGGGAAGGGCACCATGCCCGCGATCCCCCACCAGCAGACGGTGGTCCTCCAGAGCCAGCTCCTGGAGTGAGGGTCCACCTCACACCGAGGGCCGGTCCCCGGCCGCGTAAGCTTGGGGACCGGCCTTGTGTACGTACGGAACCAACCCCGCTCATCCGAGGAGCACCCCGTGGAGATCTTCTTCGAAACCCTGCTGGTCCTGGTCTGTGTCGGTGTCCTCGCCTTCGCCGCCCTGACCGTGAAGAAGCTGTACCAGGGCCAGCGCTGACCGACCGATCCAGGAACTGTCAACCATGATCGAGATCCCGTCCGACCTCCACAAGGACCTCGTCCCGCTCGCCTTCCTGCTGGGCACGTGGGCGGGCGCCGGCGTGCACGACTTCCCCGGTGCGCAGAAGTGCAACTTCGGGCAGGAGGTCACCTTCACCCACGACGGCCGTGACTTCCTGGAGTACCGGTCCCACACCTGGGTCCTCGACAACGACGGCAACAAGGTCCGTCCCCTGGAGTCCGAGTCCGGCTTCTGGCGGATCGACGACTCCCGCAAGGTCGAGGTGACGATGACCCGCGACGACGGCGTCATCGAGATCTGGTACGGCGAGATGGCGGACAAGAAGCCGCAGATCGACCTGGTCACGGACGCCGTCGCCCGCACGTCCGCCTCCCGCCCCTACAGCGGCGGCAAGCGGCTCTACGGCTACGTCAAGAGCGACCTGATGTGGGTCGGCGAGAAGCAGACCCCCGAGGTCGAGCTGCGCCCCTACATGTCGGCCCACCTGAAGAAGGTCGTCACCCCGGAGGAGGTCGAGCGCTGGGCCAAGGCCCTCCCGGACGATCTCCCGGACGACGGCATCGCCTTCTTCAAGTAGGTCTCCGCCAGGCCCGCGCGCTTCTCCGTGGTTCTAGACTTCCAGTGTGGTGAGCACCGACTGGAAGAGCGACCTCAGGCAGCGCGGCTACCGGCTGACGCCGCAGCGGCAACTCGTGCTGGAAGCCGTGGACACCCTTGAGCACGCGACCCCCGACGACATCCTCACGGAAGTGAAGAAGACGGCGTCGGGGGTCAACATTTCCACCGTCTACCGGACCCTGGAGCTCCTGGAGGAGCTGGGCCTGGTCAGCCACGCCCATCTCGGGCACGGCGCGCCGACGTATCACCTCGCCGACCGGCACCACCACATCCACCTGGTCTGCCGGGACTGCGAGAACGTCATCGAGGCGGATGTGAAGGTGGCCGCCGAGTTCACGGCCAAGCTGCGGGACACCTTCGGCTTCGAGACGGACATGAAGCATTTCGCGATCTTCGGCCGCTGCAAGGACTGCTCGACCGCCAAGAGTTCAATTACCGAGTCGTAGGCTTAGCGTATGAAGAGCCCTCTGCTGACCCTGCCCGGCGCCGTCCCCGCCGAGGGCGTGGACGAAGGTGTCGCCGCCCACTACGGTGACCTGTTCCGCGAGCAGCGCGCCCTCGCCGACGGCACCGGCTTCGTCGACCTCTCGCACCGCGGAGTCGTCACCGTCACCGGTGACGACCGCCTGAGCTGGCTGCACCTCCTGCTCACCCAGCACGTCACCGACCTCCCGGCCGGCCAGGCCACCGAGGCGCTGATCCTCTCCGCGCACGGCCACATCGAGCACGCGCTGTACCTCGTCGACGACGGCACCACGGTCTGGGCCCATGTCGAGCCGGGCACCCAGGAGGCGCTGCTCGCCTACCTGGAGTCGATGAAGTTCTTCTACCGGGTCGAGGTCGCCGACCGCACCGCCGACACCGCCGTCGTCCACCTCCCCGCGGGCTCGATCACCGAGGTGCCGGACGGCGTCGTCGTACGCGAGACCCCGTACGGCCGTGACCTCTTCCTCCCGCGCGAGGACCTCGAGGCGTACGCGGAGAAGGCGGGCCCCGCGGCCGGCATCCTGGCGCACGAGGCGCTGCGCGTCGAGCAGCACCGCCCCCGCGTCGGCTTCGAGACCGACCACCGCACCATCCCGCACGAGCTGGGCTGGATCGGTACGGCGGTGCATCTCCAGAAGGGCTGCTACCGCGGTCAGGAGACGGTCGCCCGCGTCCAGAACCTGGGCAAGCCGCCCCGCCGGCTGGTCTTCCTCCACCTCGACGGCAGTGAGGTCCACCTCCCGCCCCACGGCACCGAGCTCCGGGTCGCCGACGAGGCGGCCGACGGCCGCAAGATCGGCTTCATCACCACCTCGGTACGCCACCACGAACTGGGCCCGGTGGCCCTGGCCCTGGTCAAGCGGAACGTCCCGCTGGACGCCCCGCTGATGGCGGACACGACGGCGGCGGCCCAGGAAATCGTGGTCGAGCCCTAGGCCGTCGGGGCCTGTACCCCGATGCCCCAGACCTCGAAGCCCCAGACCTCGATGTCCCAGACCTCGATGTCCCAGACCTCGAAGCCCCAGACCTCGATGTCCTAGACCTCGATGAGGACGGTGAAGGGTCCGTCGTTCGTCAGGGACACCCGCATCCGCGCGCCGAACCGTCCCGTCGCGACCGTGGCACCGAGCCCCCGCAGCTGTGCCACGACCTCCTCGACGAGGGGCTCGGCGACCGGCCCGGGCGCGGCGGCGTTCCAGGTCGGCCGCCTGCCCTTGCGCGCGTCGCCGTACAGGGTGAACTGACTGATCACCAGCAGCGGGGCGTCGATGTCGCTGCACGACTTCTCGTCGTGCAGCATCCGGACCGACCACAGTTTGCGGGCGAGCTGGGCGGCCTTCTCCTCGGTGTCGTCGTGCGTCACCCCCACCAGCACGCACAGCCCCTCGCCGGTGATCTCCCCGACCGTCTCCCCGTCGACGACGACACTCGCGCCGTCCACCCTCTGCACCACAGCTCGCATACGGACCATCATGCCGGGTACCCCGCACGCTCCCGCAAAGGGCCCATTTTTGATCCTTTAGGCCCTGTCTGGGGCCGTTCGGGGGGACTCGGTCACAACGCGGCGACTTGGGGTGGCACGATGCTTTCCACCACACGCCGGTCGAGGGGACGGTAGAGGGACATGAGCACACCGAGTACCGAGCGGCTGGAGGCACACCGGCCGCCCTTCCAGCGCGGCGACAGCCCCGGGCCGGCCGCGGACCCACCGGAGCACGACCTGGCCCGGCTGAGCCTGCCCGAGCTGCGCACCGTGCGCCAGGGCGCCCAACGCGACGAGGCGGACCTGAGCTACGTACGGCGGCTGTTGCAGGGCCGTATCGACATCCTCCGCGCGGAGTTGGCCCGCCGCTCACCGTCGGGCGCGGCCTCCGTCGTCGAGCGCCTCCCGGAGATTCTCACCGACGCCCCGGCCCGCCAGCGCTCCTCGGCCCGCCATGTCACCCTGGGCACACCGCACAGTGAGGAGTACGGCCGCCTGGCCGCCGACATGCTCGCCGACGTCGAACTCTCCGACCTCGACGCCCGCACCGATCCCGAGCTCCACGCGGCCATGGCCCGTCTCGTCGCCTACGAACAGCAGGTCTCCCGCCGCCGCCAGCACCTCCAGCGCACGGCCGACGACTGCGGAGCGGAGATCACCCGCCGCTACCGGGAGGGCGAGGCCCAGGTGGACGACCTGCTGGTGTGAGAAGGCGGAGACGGCACGGGACGGACGGGGACGGGACAGGCGGGCGCGGGGGCGAAAACCCGGCGACACCCGCCCCCGCCCCTGCCTACCGTGACCGCATGGACGTCCGCACCGTCACCGACAACGAACTCCCCGCCTGGATGCGCGCCCTGAACACGGGCTTCCTGCGCCCCCCGGTCGTCACCGAACAGGCCCTGGCCGCCCGCCGGGCCACCCTCGGCGACTCCCGGCTGACCGGCGCCTTCGAGGCCGACACCTGCGTGGCCACGTTCCGCTCCTTCCCCCAGGAAGTCACCACCCCGGGCGGCACCCCCGTCCCCGCCGACGCCATCTCCAACGTCACCGTCCTGCCCACCCATCGCCGCCGAGGTCTCCTCACCCGCCTGATGGCCGACGACCTCACGGCGGCGAAGGACCGCGGTGACGTCGTGGCGACCCTCACCGCCGCCGAGTACCGCAT
It includes:
- the ygfZ gene encoding CAF17-like 4Fe-4S cluster assembly/insertion protein YgfZ, whose amino-acid sequence is MKSPLLTLPGAVPAEGVDEGVAAHYGDLFREQRALADGTGFVDLSHRGVVTVTGDDRLSWLHLLLTQHVTDLPAGQATEALILSAHGHIEHALYLVDDGTTVWAHVEPGTQEALLAYLESMKFFYRVEVADRTADTAVVHLPAGSITEVPDGVVVRETPYGRDLFLPREDLEAYAEKAGPAAGILAHEALRVEQHRPRVGFETDHRTIPHELGWIGTAVHLQKGCYRGQETVARVQNLGKPPRRLVFLHLDGSEVHLPPHGTELRVADEAADGRKIGFITTSVRHHELGPVALALVKRNVPLDAPLMADTTAAAQEIVVEP
- a CDS encoding FABP family protein — its product is MIEIPSDLHKDLVPLAFLLGTWAGAGVHDFPGAQKCNFGQEVTFTHDGRDFLEYRSHTWVLDNDGNKVRPLESESGFWRIDDSRKVEVTMTRDDGVIEIWYGEMADKKPQIDLVTDAVARTSASRPYSGGKRLYGYVKSDLMWVGEKQTPEVELRPYMSAHLKKVVTPEEVERWAKALPDDLPDDGIAFFK
- the dtd gene encoding D-aminoacyl-tRNA deacylase, which codes for MRAVVQRVDGASVVVDGETVGEITGEGLCVLVGVTHDDTEEKAAQLARKLWSVRMLHDEKSCSDIDAPLLVISQFTLYGDARKGRRPTWNAAAPGPVAEPLVEEVVAQLRGLGATVATGRFGARMRVSLTNDGPFTVLIEV
- a CDS encoding RsiG family protein, translated to MSTPSTERLEAHRPPFQRGDSPGPAADPPEHDLARLSLPELRTVRQGAQRDEADLSYVRRLLQGRIDILRAELARRSPSGAASVVERLPEILTDAPARQRSSARHVTLGTPHSEEYGRLAADMLADVELSDLDARTDPELHAAMARLVAYEQQVSRRRQHLQRTADDCGAEITRRYREGEAQVDDLLV
- a CDS encoding Fur family transcriptional regulator encodes the protein MVSTDWKSDLRQRGYRLTPQRQLVLEAVDTLEHATPDDILTEVKKTASGVNISTVYRTLELLEELGLVSHAHLGHGAPTYHLADRHHHIHLVCRDCENVIEADVKVAAEFTAKLRDTFGFETDMKHFAIFGRCKDCSTAKSSITES